In Fusobacterium canifelinum, a genomic segment contains:
- a CDS encoding transglycosylase domain-containing protein gives MKKILILLLKLIGALFIVGTIGVFAIIIKYRLELPNIQSMVEDYKPQMATIIYDKNNNVVDTLSVESREIVKLEDVSPYVKEAFLSIEDKQFYSHHGLNFRGITRAVVTTFLKGRPTQGGSSITQQLAKNAFLTPERTFSRKVKEAILTYQIERTYTKDEILERYLNEIYYGSGSYGIKNASEQYFRKDVKDLNVAEAALLAGIPNRPTKYDPNRNLENALYRQRIILKEMYTDGRITKEQYDEALAYKFELENEDNIKNVPANTSIIYNKRTKTTYKNPELTTIVEDYLAEIYDEEQIYTSGLKIYTTIDLEYQKVAKETFNSYAYFKNKEINGAMITLDPFTGGIVSIVGGKNFKAGNFDRATMARRQLGSSFKPFVYLEAMQNGFDPYSVVVNDFVAFGKWAPKNFDGRYTYNSTLVNSLNLSLNVPAVKLLDAITVEAFKEALGDNIKLSSEVKDLTAALGSVDSTPVNVAANFSIFVNGGYIVKPNIIREIRDNQDILIYVAEIEKTKVFDSVDTSVITAMLKTVVSNGTASKARVVDKTGKPIQQGGKTGTTNEHRTAWFVGITPEYVTACYIGRDDNKPMYGKTTGGSAVAPMWAKYYQTLINKGLYTPGKFEFLENYLETGDLVKQNIDIYSGLLDGPNSKEFTVKKGRLQVESAGKYKNGIASVFGLDGNVTDGAGIDMSEGMIIDTGIEEGTVTEGSTGEGTTETGTSNTPSTPTGGNTPPVQNNNSNKDGDSLTDRLLGD, from the coding sequence ATGAAAAAAATACTTATTCTTTTATTGAAACTTATAGGTGCATTATTTATTGTAGGAACAATAGGAGTTTTTGCAATAATTATAAAGTATAGACTGGAATTACCAAATATACAAAGTATGGTTGAGGATTATAAACCTCAAATGGCAACAATAATCTATGATAAAAATAATAATGTTGTGGATACTCTTTCTGTGGAATCAAGAGAAATTGTTAAACTTGAAGATGTTTCTCCCTATGTAAAAGAGGCTTTTTTATCTATTGAAGATAAACAATTTTATTCTCACCATGGGTTAAATTTTAGAGGGATAACAAGAGCAGTTGTTACAACTTTTTTAAAAGGAAGACCCACACAAGGTGGAAGTTCTATAACTCAACAATTAGCTAAAAATGCTTTTTTGACACCTGAAAGAACATTTTCAAGAAAAGTAAAAGAAGCAATTTTAACTTATCAAATAGAAAGAACTTATACAAAAGATGAAATCTTAGAAAGATATTTAAATGAAATATATTATGGTTCAGGTTCTTATGGTATAAAAAATGCATCAGAACAATATTTTAGAAAAGATGTTAAAGACTTAAATGTTGCTGAGGCTGCTTTACTTGCTGGAATTCCAAATAGACCTACAAAGTATGACCCTAATAGAAATTTAGAAAATGCTTTATATAGACAAAGAATTATTCTAAAAGAAATGTATACAGATGGAAGAATTACAAAAGAACAATATGATGAAGCCTTAGCATACAAATTTGAACTTGAAAATGAAGATAATATAAAAAATGTTCCTGCTAACACTTCAATAATTTATAATAAAAGAACTAAAACTACATATAAAAATCCTGAGCTTACAACAATAGTTGAAGATTACTTAGCAGAAATTTATGATGAAGAACAAATTTATACTTCTGGATTAAAAATTTATACAACTATTGATTTGGAATATCAAAAAGTAGCTAAGGAAACTTTTAATAGTTATGCTTATTTTAAAAATAAAGAAATAAATGGAGCTATGATTACTTTAGACCCATTTACTGGTGGAATAGTATCAATAGTTGGTGGAAAGAATTTTAAAGCTGGTAACTTTGATAGAGCAACTATGGCAAGAAGACAACTAGGATCATCATTTAAGCCATTTGTATATTTAGAAGCTATGCAAAATGGTTTTGACCCTTATTCTGTTGTAGTAAATGATTTTGTTGCTTTTGGAAAATGGGCACCTAAAAACTTTGATGGTAGATACACATATAACTCTACACTAGTAAATTCATTGAATTTATCTCTAAATGTTCCAGCAGTAAAATTACTAGATGCTATAACAGTTGAAGCCTTTAAAGAAGCTCTTGGAGATAATATAAAATTATCATCAGAAGTTAAAGACTTGACTGCTGCACTTGGTTCAGTTGATAGTACTCCTGTAAATGTTGCAGCTAACTTCTCTATCTTTGTAAATGGTGGATATATTGTAAAACCTAATATCATAAGAGAAATTAGAGATAATCAAGATATACTTATTTATGTTGCTGAAATAGAAAAAACAAAAGTTTTTGACAGTGTCGATACAAGTGTTATAACTGCTATGTTAAAAACTGTTGTAAGTAATGGTACTGCTTCAAAGGCAAGAGTTGTTGATAAAACTGGTAAACCTATACAACAAGGTGGAAAAACAGGAACAACAAATGAACATAGAACAGCCTGGTTCGTTGGAATTACTCCTGAATATGTAACTGCTTGTTATATTGGTAGAGATGATAATAAACCTATGTATGGAAAAACAACTGGAGGAAGTGCTGTTGCACCTATGTGGGCTAAGTATTATCAAACTCTTATAAATAAAGGATTATATACACCAGGAAAATTTGAATTCTTAGAAAACTATTTAGAAACTGGTGACTTAGTAAAACAAAATATTGATATTTATTCTGGTCTATTAGATGGACCTAATAGTAAAGAATTTACTGTTAAAAAAGGTAGACTTCAAGTTGAAAGTGCAGGTAAATATAAAAATGGTATTGCTTCTGTCTTTGGTTTAGATGGAAATGTAACTGATGGGGCAGGTATTGATATGTCTGAAGGAATGATAATTGATACTGGAATTGAAGAAGGAACAGTTACAGAAGGAAGTACAGGTGAAGGAACTACTGAAACTGGAACTTCTAATACTCCTTCTACTCCAACAGGAGGAAATACTCCACCTGTTCAAAATAATAACTCTAATAAAGATGGAGATAGCCTAACAGATAGACTTTTAGGAGATTAA
- a CDS encoding ATP-dependent helicase: protein MSNLNKKQFEAVETVNGPVVIIAGPGTGKTKTLVERTVNILVNKEVEAKKIMITTFTNKAARELELRINERLEELNKNIDISDMYLGTMHSIWTRLIQENITYSNFFDNFELMSGDYEQHFFIYSRLKEYKKLEDYQKFFDNLSYNENKYRSDWQKSSFLRNKINDLNENAIDIESVQTSDIYINFIKSAYKLYEKQLFENNIVDFSYLQVEFLNMLLKNNDFLEKINNHFDYIMIDEYQDSNKIQEKILLSISKNKKNICVVGDEDQSIYRFRGASAENILNFSKYFTNDECKCIVLEENYRSVNDIVEFNNKWINAINWHGNRFEKNIVSMRLDNILSKSVFHVSGSTLDENIRNTVTFIKKLKQSNKITNYNQIAVLFSHFKDRSAKKLEDALKKENIEVYSPRTKVFFEMYEVKLTFGIILACFKKYFPEEALDTYLLECLDLARLEIRKDNEFLTWIKEKIENISEYSFNSLNEIFYELLNFSYYKNILKEEGPIEARANHNLAILSKIFKNFQKYVHSKKISIEDAFSIIKYFFTKYLEILKQSRVDEIFSEEDYPNDCIPFLTIHQSKGLEFPVVIVFSLYSKPNVSGDLSRQTSIDRLINSNSKISEIDKEYFDFYRKFYVAFSRAKNLLVLSCYEKGISENFKPFFYSVRGVNSLQFDINQINLDKVSKKDERRILSYTTDIALYRYCPMKYFLVREKEYSTFDKKVFNLGIITHKAIEHINKSFLQKQEIFSDNYIEDLVKNIYKFQNIDLDNNVERIIDIVKKYIEDEKDNFKYIKKVEASEFRVEDNYILYGQIDLILEDENEIKIIDFKTGKYNEIKFSSNYRQQLSLYKLLLQKKYDKEIKTYLYYLEEDEPKKEILIDDENLKEDLENINKTVQDILDKKFPKIPYNQNICGLCEFKNYCWGIQ, encoded by the coding sequence ATGTCAAATTTGAATAAAAAACAATTTGAAGCAGTTGAAACTGTCAATGGTCCTGTTGTAATAATAGCAGGGCCTGGAACAGGAAAAACCAAAACTCTTGTTGAAAGAACTGTAAATATTCTTGTCAATAAAGAAGTAGAAGCTAAAAAAATTATGATAACTACTTTTACAAATAAGGCTGCCAGAGAATTGGAACTTAGAATAAATGAAAGACTAGAAGAATTAAATAAAAATATAGATATAAGTGATATGTACTTAGGAACTATGCATTCTATTTGGACAAGACTTATACAAGAAAATATCACTTATTCTAATTTTTTTGATAACTTTGAGCTTATGAGTGGAGATTATGAGCAACATTTTTTTATTTATTCAAGATTAAAAGAATACAAAAAATTAGAAGATTATCAAAAGTTTTTTGATAATCTTTCTTATAATGAGAACAAATATAGAAGTGATTGGCAAAAGAGTTCTTTTCTTAGAAATAAAATAAATGATTTAAATGAAAATGCAATAGATATTGAAAGTGTACAAACTTCTGATATTTATATAAACTTTATAAAATCTGCTTATAAACTTTATGAAAAACAACTTTTTGAAAATAATATAGTTGATTTTTCTTATTTGCAAGTAGAATTTTTAAATATGCTTTTAAAAAATAATGATTTTTTAGAAAAAATAAATAATCATTTTGACTATATTATGATTGATGAATATCAAGATAGTAATAAAATACAAGAAAAAATACTACTTTCTATTTCAAAAAATAAAAAAAATATCTGTGTTGTAGGAGATGAAGACCAATCTATTTATAGATTTAGAGGAGCAAGTGCTGAAAATATTTTAAACTTCTCTAAGTATTTTACTAATGATGAATGTAAATGTATAGTATTGGAGGAGAATTATCGTTCAGTAAATGATATAGTTGAATTTAATAACAAGTGGATTAATGCTATTAATTGGCACGGAAATAGATTTGAAAAAAATATAGTATCAATGAGATTAGATAATATTTTGAGTAAAAGTGTTTTTCATGTTTCTGGAAGTACCTTAGATGAAAATATCAGAAATACTGTAACTTTTATAAAAAAATTAAAACAAAGTAATAAAATTACAAACTATAATCAAATTGCTGTCCTATTTTCACATTTTAAAGATAGGTCTGCAAAAAAATTGGAAGATGCTTTAAAAAAAGAAAATATTGAAGTTTATTCTCCGAGAACAAAAGTTTTCTTTGAAATGTATGAAGTGAAATTAACTTTTGGAATAATTTTGGCTTGTTTTAAAAAATATTTCCCAGAAGAAGCACTTGACACATACTTATTAGAGTGTCTGGATTTAGCAAGATTAGAAATTAGAAAAGATAATGAATTTTTAACTTGGATAAAAGAGAAAATTGAAAATATTTCTGAATATAGTTTCAACTCTTTAAATGAAATTTTTTATGAATTATTAAATTTTTCTTATTATAAAAATATTTTAAAAGAAGAAGGTCCTATTGAAGCAAGAGCTAATCATAATCTAGCTATACTTAGTAAGATATTTAAAAACTTTCAAAAGTATGTACATTCTAAAAAAATAAGTATTGAAGATGCTTTTTCTATAATTAAATATTTTTTCACAAAATATTTAGAAATTTTGAAACAGTCAAGGGTTGATGAGATTTTTTCTGAGGAAGATTATCCTAATGATTGTATTCCATTTTTAACTATACACCAATCAAAAGGTTTAGAATTTCCAGTAGTTATTGTATTCTCATTATATTCTAAACCTAATGTAAGTGGAGATTTATCAAGACAGACAAGTATAGATAGACTTATCAATTCAAATTCTAAAATTTCTGAAATAGATAAAGAATATTTTGATTTTTATAGAAAATTTTATGTAGCTTTTAGTAGAGCAAAAAATTTATTAGTTCTAAGTTGCTATGAAAAAGGAATTTCTGAAAACTTTAAACCTTTTTTTTATTCAGTTCGTGGAGTAAATAGTTTACAATTTGATATAAATCAAATAAATTTAGATAAAGTTAGTAAAAAAGATGAAAGAAGAATTTTATCATATACAACTGACATTGCACTTTATAGATATTGCCCTATGAAATATTTTTTAGTGAGAGAAAAAGAATACTCAACTTTTGATAAAAAAGTATTTAATTTAGGGATAATAACTCATAAGGCAATAGAACATATAAATAAATCATTTTTACAAAAACAAGAAATTTTTTCTGATAACTATATAGAAGATTTAGTAAAAAATATCTATAAGTTTCAAAATATAGATTTAGATAACAATGTTGAGAGAATAATAGATATTGTTAAAAAATATATTGAAGATGAAAAAGATAATTTTAAATATATAAAAAAGGTTGAAGCCTCTGAATTTAGAGTTGAAGATAATTATATTCTATATGGGCAAATAGATTTAATTTTAGAAGATGAAAATGAAATTAAAATTATAGATTTTAAAACAGGAAAATATAATGAAATTAAGTTTTCTTCTAATTATAGGCAACAACTATCACTATATAAATTACTTCTTCAAAAAAAATATGATAAGGAGATAAAAACTTATCTATATTATTTGGAAGAGGATGAGCCTAAAAAGGAAATTCTTATTGATGATGAAAATTTAAAAGAAGATTTAGAAAATATAAATAAAACAGTTCAAGATATTTTGGATAAGAAATTTCCTAAAATTCCATATAATCAAAATATCTGTGGGCTTTGTGAATTTAAAAACTATTGTTGGGGGATACAATGA